Below is a window of Cottoperca gobio chromosome 12, fCotGob3.1, whole genome shotgun sequence DNA.
ATCCATGTCAGGGTATCACCtcacagtacatgtacatagtCATACTCAGAGTGgtggaaaatattttattatgagTCAAGAAGTCAAATGTAACTATGTGTGAAGAATTGTCCAtataagatatttaatttaaattagcAAGTTTTTAGATtcactttgcttttctttttataactaacattaaaacaagaaaatCCAAATAAACGGGTCATTGGTCCCCCTCCTTTTTTGGCTTATGACcctttaaaacaaagtgaaaccaATTTGGAGTTTACATGAGCTGTGAGCTCTTCGAGCTAAAACTGATTTATACCTTCTTATATTGTTAATTTgattacttttttaaagataaaactaAACGTCATAGTTGCATATTAAGATATATTTCTgcaacaaatgtttcttttccctAACTCCTTATGATTTATACTGTGACCCTGGTAGGGGTCACGACCTCTAACTTGGAAGCCACTGTTGTAAGTGGTCCCATTGTAAAACTACAGCAATTCATTAtactttattatcatttatcattaGCAAGAACCTacaaacatcaaataaatgataagtATAACAATATAATTGAGTAGAATGATCAATTCTGATGAGATTTATTGCCTGGTATATACATTTAAGTGTCCTCAAAATTGTAAATCAATTTAAGCATATGTTCTTAGCTACTTCCCACTGCTGCTTATACCTGTGTATACTTATCCACGTAGGCCCTATCCTAACTTACCCTACTGTTCATCATGACATTGGTGTTTTcttcacttcctgactctgaattatctttatttctCGCTTTCCCtctctattatattatatctgtaACTTTTGACATTTCACTGTGTGAAAGTACTTTTACGTAATAGCCACTTTCCTTGGAATTTCATGATAATTATTCACTCTTAGTCCTGTGATATTCCTATACGAGCTCACAGTGGGCGGATAGCATTTAATTATAGTTTACAGTTCCATTATTGTACCTCTTGTTATTAAAAGTGTATGGTAGCACTATAATATTCCTATAGTGACTATCATGTGTCTGTGATACTCAGTTGCGAGTTTATAATGATCTCGTTGTACTTAGGTGGATGCCATTAGTACATGTTTACAAGGAAATTAAAGAGTGTTTATCTAGCTTATTGTTCAGCTTGAAGTGTAAAAATGGAACTGTAGCCTCATTAAATGTCAGCTGATAGTAGCTGCGGCCTAGTACATCAAACTTGAGACGAATTAAGTTGACATGGTATGACAAACCTCATGAACTTGATAAAGGATCAGGGCAAAAGATGAAACTGACAAGTCATTCAGACATAAGCAATGGACTTCGgctttttcaaacaaaaagaagGAATGAAAACGAGTACATTCTGCACTACGTTGTCATCGCAAGACAACTCATGTTCTCAAGTTCTCCTCTGTTGTAACTGGGCTGTCAGATCGGCCCAGCTCAGAGCATGAGGCATATGATGTGTTGATCCTAAGAACAAACGCTTATtgttccaccccccccccccccggttaCCCAATTACAGCCTGAGGCCATACCAGTCTCAAGCATGTCTTAGTCAGGCCACAGCCTCTGTGTCGAAAGTTCATATCTAAAGATGGAAGTTTCCACTAGTCAATGATAAACATTGAAATCTAAGCTGATGCTCGTACATGACAGCACAGTTATCCTCATAATTACACTAGGTTAAGTGTAAAAAGCTTCAGCCCTTCTTAGATCTTGTAAGCATACTTCATGCCATGTGAAAATGAGGCTATATAAGGTGATTGGGACACAGCCATTGCCATTGTTATGCTTGGCAGAAACAGCCGGGTCTAGTTGTGGTCTGGTGTTTGCGTGCTGGAGGAAGCTAAACAGAGAAGTCTGTCAGAGCCGCTCTGAACCAGCGTGAAGAGCGACTGATGGAACATTTGACCCAAAGATGTACGCAATTTGAACTGTCACACATTCTTGTGACACAGCTCGAGGCATGCCATCATGGGGGTTGGCCAACGCAGTAAACACATTCACTTGGCCGTGCATTttaagacacaaaaaaacagttcatgaacataaaatgtatttaataactttacaaaaaaagttgatgttttttgttattttatgcCCTTTAAACCTATTCTGGcccacattacacacacacacacactgttgacaACTTGTTTTTGGTCACTTAATCCACCATACGTTACCAAGTCTCTGTGGTAGCTCAACTCATGTTATTTTGGCACAAATGTCTTGCGTCACACCGCCATGATACACACCAGTCATATGTTCAGTCACTTTTCCATGCAacattgacattgacattttccattattttaaacaaattagTTTCCAGTCAAGATGCCTTTCAAAGTGTGTGAAAACTGTTTACAAATGGCATGAAAACACAATTGAGATTGAAGAGATTTTGACCCTATTGGTCTCTTGAGAGTCCTACGAGTCTGACTCATGTTCAGACTGACTTCATGCATCACTTTTGATATTCAGCAACCAGGTGGTTCTCCACGAGTTATACAGGACCAATATCTTTTAAAAGGactgtacagttttcacacagATTCTTATTGGATTCTATCATATCTGAAACTAAACCAATAAGATTTTGAGTTGAAGTCAAAAGGGTCTTTTTGACTAGAGCTTAGAGAGATGCGGAGCAGTCCTGCAGGCTAACGCTGCATGTTGTCCCATACCATCACACAATGCTAAAGTAACAGATGTGAAGCATCCACATCACACATCTCCTACGCCGCTCGCATTGCTACATGTCGACGAACACCATGAAGCACCAGCCAAGCCCCCCCACCAGGAACATGGTGATCTGCATGCTGTAGATGATCAGGTCATTAAGCACCCCAAAGTCCAGGCGCCGGTGCCCTAGCAAAAGCAGAATGACAGATAGCTTGTACTGGAGCCGAAGGAGTACACGCACGCTGACGTACTGCaaaaagaagagagcagagagcgcCACCCAGAGCAGAGAGGTCAGCAGGCTGCAACCAAAGTAGAGGAGGAAACGTAGGAAGCTGTACATGCAGCGCGAGCGCAGGTAGAGGTCAAAGTTATTGTACTTGGTGCGCACTAGCTTGGAAGCGTGCGTCGACCCACAGGCCGAGTGCATGCAGGTGGTGTGGGGGCCATGGAAGCTGCGCACCCGCCGTGGGATGGGGATCAGAGGCATGGGTGGGCTACTGGAGCCCAGTACAGTGCACAGGAGTCCCAGTTGTAGGTGGAGTCCTCTGAGAGTGCTGCTTCTGGGGAGGCAGTTCGCTTCATTTGGTTGTGGAGCAAGTGATGGCTCTTACAGGAGCCCAGGAATGAGTTggtagtgtctgtctgtgtggatTCCAGTCAGCAACGTTTTCTCCTTTTAATGCATGAAACAACattgttactgtatgttttttGATACATTATcaaaatgcacatgcacatattgTTGCAAATGTAATACAAGAAATGCAGGCCTGTGCATACTTCATTTTCTAAGTAGACTcatttgcattacattttaaGAGACAGTTAAGCCTATGTCTGAGCATAAAGCTATCATTTGCGTTTTAATGGCAATATCACAGCTAGCGCACAATATCTCCTTTCATCCATATTCTGGGCTAGAAATAAGTGATCGTGCAGAACCAATGGCAATCTTACATGCAACACTACGACGTCTTCCTCCTCACCAAGAATGCTGGTGTTTGAGTCTCAGACGATTGGAGCATTGTATCACATTATAAACCGTTATCTGTAACATAAACACAcgggatttgttttcttttttttctcctccacgATGCACTGTTTTATGCCAGCAGAGATGAGGAAGCGACGGCGAGCCGGTGGTAGCGACTTGTACGTAGTGTCGCAAAATATACGAGTCATCCTGCTGTGACGACAGCTGCGCAGTTAAAGGGGAAGTGCTCCTAAAGCCAGGATGCTCGATTTCAGTTTAAACAACCAAATATTCAGCAAAActtatattttgtatgtgtgtgaacttTTGCTTTTAGGTTCAAAACTACATTGGAAAAATAGATATAAAGATATTCCCTAAAACAAAGGTAAggacttttttttcccctctctttttTCAAGTCAGTTaacaatacagtacagtacaaaaaAGCATTGATATTTcaatttaaacaaatacataggtaaacatatataaatgcaaataaagGGAGACATTatgttaaacaaaaacataaaataaatgatcataaAACATGCCAAATCgattataaataaagtaaaaacattaaattgggTGTCACAGTTTTgatagattttttatttttatatatgcaGCTCCAATTctttcttaaaaacaaacaaacattaagttTAACTTATTTAACTGACAAATCTACGTTTTTGAATGTGAAACTTGAAAAAACTTAAAGGTCAATTTCACAACACCCCCCCAATATGTCACAAGATGTGTGGATAAGATCAATGCAGTGCGAGAGAACATTTTCCACAGATACAAAAGATTCAGGGACTAAAATATCACAAAGATCATAcagataaagaagaagaaaaaaacgttTTCTGATAATTccaatcatgttttttttttatgccatCACTTATGTTCCTGCAACATTTGTATAAGAGGGCTGAGTAACTTTCCCCCTTTTATTTCCAAATAAAAAACTTGGACTGCAATAGTCATGTGTCTGTAAATCTCACACAAGGTTGCACAGGCGACAGCACGACAGCACACATCCTCAGAAGTGTGTGAAGCCTCTCACTCTGTATATCAAGTAACCTTCATTTGACAGATTTATGGGTTGCCAAATGATTACATCCCAGCTATCAGTCAGCAAGCCAGATGGCAGCTGATGGCgataaatcataataaaaacaggctttttaaaagaaaaaaaaaagagtttattGCAGTTGTTAGGGTGAGGGTTAGTGTTAGTTTAACTGGGAATGAAAAGTTGTAGTTTGCAAACTTAGAATAACAAACCATACATTAAgctttcattatatatatatatatattttcaaaaatatattaatcCGTGTACTTTGCTTTCACTTGATGATTGAGTTTAGCAATGAAATCCATAGCATAATAATTTGCTGTTAAAATAatctaatgaacaatgtcttatttattaagtttgcaaTGTATGACCCATGTAGCCCTGAGTATGACCCATGCCATATGTGCATAATTTGACATGACTGACATGGACTCCATGCTCTAATGAAGTTAAGGGAACCCTTTAATGATCATGAGGAAGTGACcttcacatctgttttagattattttgGTGTCCTGATCATATGTGCTTCAATGTATGCTTGGGAGAcaaggtttgtgtgttcattaagaACTCAAATATAAGTGCTAGATTCTCTTTGTGAGTtgggacactacgcggttgtgcttggaagcacgtagtgttctcattattattgtttgttgtacaacaaaataataatgaatcaactatatctgtgtccgt
It encodes the following:
- the tmem250 gene encoding transmembrane protein 250 → MPLIPIPRRVRSFHGPHTTCMHSACGSTHASKLVRTKYNNFDLYLRSRCMYSFLRFLLYFGCSLLTSLLWVALSALFFLQYVSVRVLLRLQYKLSVILLLLGHRRLDFGVLNDLIIYSMQITMFLVGGLGWCFMVFVDM